The genomic window AGTAGCATTTTTGATTGTGTTTGTTAAGAAAAAAAATAACAGTCAAGTCCTTAAGTTTCTAAGCATTAGTCTTTTAGTTGCCGCTTTAATTACCTCTCCTTCTTTAGCTAATAGAACGCTGCAATTGTTTTCTGGCTTACCAGGTGTGGAATACAGTACCCAAGCTTCTACTTTAGCTCAGTCTCAACAATCCGAGGCGAAAATTAACTTTGAAATTGCTCAAGCGCCAAACCCAACTAACGAAAAAGAAGCAGAAGAAGAAATTATCGACTTTTTTGCAATGGCTATGGGTGCATTAGCAGGTTTAGTCCTGTTTATCTACGGTGTGACGCGCCTAGCCGAAGGATTAGAAGACATGGGAAGCGATCGCATGAAAAATATACTTGCCAAATTTACCACTAACCGTTTTGCGGGAGTTGCAACGGGAACTGTAGCCACAACATTACTTGAATCATCGTCCGTTACTATCATTATGGTAATTGCGATGGTAAGTGCGGGAGTATTGACCTTTGTGCAATCTCTTGGCGTGGTTTTGGGTTCAAATATTGGGACTGCTGTAGGCGCTCAAATCATTTCCCTTGACATAGATAAATATATTCCAATTTTGATGTTTGGAGGCTTGCTACTACTGTTTGTAGGTAAAGGACAAACACTAAAAACTCTCGGTATTGTGCTGTTAGGATTTGGCTTAATGTTTTATGGTTTAGAAGCCATTGACGAAGCAATGAAACCGTTTAGAGAGTACCAGCCTTTTCTTAATTTAATGAAATCTCTCGCTCAAAATCCGCTCTTAGGGGCGCTAGTTGGAGCAATTTTTACAATAATTATTCAATCTTCTTCCGCCACTGTAGCAATTGTAGTTACTTTGGCAGGTTCGGGCTTAATTTCTCTACCCGCAGGTATTGCTATTATGTTAGGTGCAGAAATTGGTACTTGCGCCGATACCCTCGTAGCAACCATTGGGCGCGGTCGTCCCGCACTGCGAACTGGGGTGTTTCATTTGCTATTCAATTTGGTAAGTGTGGCTTTAGGACTGTTGTTTGCGCCGCTATTAGTACAATTAGTCTCATCAATATCTGGCGATGATGTCGGTCGTCAAGTAGCTAACGCTCAAATTATATTCAACGTCATGGGCGTAGTTGCAGTTATTGGTTTTCTGCCCATCATAGCGAGACTGCTAGAAAAATTTATTCCCGATGTCGCCAGTGATCGCAAATTGCAGCCAGAAAAATTACTTTCCCGTTAGCTGTTTCAGCAAATTTTGACATCGAAGTGCGATCGCCTCCCAATCTCGCTTTACAACTAACTCCTGGGGAAATAACTCTCTAGAAAGTCCAATAGCGCTCGCACCTGCTAATAAAAAACTCTTAGCATTATCTACCGTCACCCCTCCAGTCGGAATTAACGGTATATGTCCAAGCGGTGCTTGCAGGCTTTTAATGTAGCTTGCTCCCCCCACTGCTTGCACGGGAAACACTTTTACACAACTTGCGCCAGCATTCCAAGCTGTTACAATCTCCGTTGGTGACAGCGCTCCCGGTATAATCGGTATATCTCCCGATGCTTCAATCATTGCTATATCGGTATGGGGTGTAAATAAAAATTGCGCTCCCGATGCGATCGCTTTTCTTTGTTGCTCTAGAGTCAAAAGCGTTCCCGTACCTATCGTACAGCCTGGCAACTCGTCACGCAATTGGGAAATTGTTTCGGATGCGCGATCGCTATTCCAAGTAATTTCGATTAGTTTTACTCCCCCTTTAGCTACAGCAAAAGCCATTTGCAACGCTAAATCTTTATTGCTAGAGCGTATAACTGCAATTACTTTATTTTTTTGTAACAAAGCTAACCAGTTTTGGTTAGATATTTTCATTATTTGAAATACCTATACTGAAAAGTAATTTTAAATTTTGGATTACAACTTTTATTCAGCCTAAAGATCGAGTTATTTCAGCCATCAGAAGGATGAAGATATTTATATATATTTTTACTGTATATAGGTAAGTATTATTTTGTATTAAATAAAACGATGCCTCTTTATAAGCTCGAAGACTTCGATGCAAACTACCGTCAAACCTTTAATGGAGAAGACGTTAAATCAATGGCTCTCTATACTGAAGGTGGTAATCATATTGGTAAAGTAGCCGATGCTTTAGTAGATAATGAAGGCAAGTTTCGGTATTTGGTCATTGATACAGGTATGGAATATTCTGGCAAACAAATATTACTACCAATTGGTCTATCCCGAATTGATTATAACGCCCAACAAGTCTATGTAGATGGTTTAAGTAGAGAGCAAGTAGCCCACTTACCAGAGTATAGCGATCGCATTGTAGTAGATTACGATTATGAAGAACAGGTGCGTGGCATCTATCGCGATCAAAATACTTCCTCAATCCAATCTAGCGATCGTGATACTTACAGTTATCAGCAAGAACCTTCTTTGTATGATTTAAGCAACCAAAATCACCAGATTTTCAAGTTATACGAAGAAAGATTAATTGCTAACAAAAATCGAGTTAAAACTGGCGAAGTAGCTGTTAGCAAGCATATAGAAACTGAAACAGCAACAGTTTCTATACCAATTACAAAAGAAAGAGTTCTAGTTGAACGCGCCACACCTTCAACTATAGGTCAAATAGTTACACCTAGCGAAATGGATTTTCAATCTGGTGTGATAGCTCGTATAGAATTGTACGAAGAAAAACCAGAATTTCGTAAAGAAACTTTTATCCGTGAAGAAGTCCGCATTACAAAAATTGTCGATAAAGATACCGTGGAAGCTCAAGAGACAATTCGCCGAGAAGAATTAGATATAAATACTGAAGGTAATCCAAACATAACTTTAGATTCGTAGATCATAAACAACGATATTTATGTTTTAAGTATTGTTGTTTATTAACTTGAAAATTTGCTTAAGCAACTCAAAAACACAGCGTAACATAAAATTGGATATTAATACATGACACTCTATAAATTAGACGAATTTTACCCTAACTATCAAGAAGAATTGTTTGATGGCGAAGATATAAAAGGACTTGATGTATATGCCGGAAAATCGGATGATAAAATTGGCAGTATAGAAAATGCTTTAGTAGACGAGCAAGGACGCTTACGTTATTTTGTAATTGATACAGGGTTTTGGATTTTTGGCAAAAAAGTCCTATTACCTGTTGGTAAATGTCATATTGATGCCAAAGCAAAACGGATAAATGCCATTGGTATTTCCCATAAAAAGCAAATAGAAGACTTACCAGAATATCACGAGAGCAAAATTATCGATCGTCAACACGAAGAGCAAGTAAAAAAAGCTTATCACCCGCCGTTAATGAAGTCTTTAGAAGAACCTAGTTTAACCGCAACTTATTCAAGTCCCCCCCCGGTGGAAGCAAGAAGTCACCCTAATTATGATTATCAACAAGAGCCATCTTTATACAATTTAGATTCTGACAACCATCAAACTCTAAAATTGTACGAAGAAAGGTTAGTTACTAATAAAAAACGTCAGCAAACTGGAGAAGTAGTTTTAGCCAAGCACGTTGAAACCGAAACTGCTAGTGTTTCCCTACCTTTAGAAAAAGACCGAATCATTATTGAGCGTAGCACCCCTAAAAATATAAATGCAGCTTCGGTTAGAGATGC from Synechocystis sp. PCC 7509 includes these protein-coding regions:
- a CDS encoding Na/Pi cotransporter family protein; protein product: MFVKKKNNSQVLKFLSISLLVAALITSPSLANRTLQLFSGLPGVEYSTQASTLAQSQQSEAKINFEIAQAPNPTNEKEAEEEIIDFFAMAMGALAGLVLFIYGVTRLAEGLEDMGSDRMKNILAKFTTNRFAGVATGTVATTLLESSSVTIIMVIAMVSAGVLTFVQSLGVVLGSNIGTAVGAQIISLDIDKYIPILMFGGLLLLFVGKGQTLKTLGIVLLGFGLMFYGLEAIDEAMKPFREYQPFLNLMKSLAQNPLLGALVGAIFTIIIQSSSATVAIVVTLAGSGLISLPAGIAIMLGAEIGTCADTLVATIGRGRPALRTGVFHLLFNLVSVALGLLFAPLLVQLVSSISGDDVGRQVANAQIIFNVMGVVAVIGFLPIIARLLEKFIPDVASDRKLQPEKLLSR
- a CDS encoding bifunctional 4-hydroxy-2-oxoglutarate aldolase/2-dehydro-3-deoxy-phosphogluconate aldolase, whose protein sequence is MKISNQNWLALLQKNKVIAVIRSSNKDLALQMAFAVAKGGVKLIEITWNSDRASETISQLRDELPGCTIGTGTLLTLEQQRKAIASGAQFLFTPHTDIAMIEASGDIPIIPGALSPTEIVTAWNAGASCVKVFPVQAVGGASYIKSLQAPLGHIPLIPTGGVTVDNAKSFLLAGASAIGLSRELFPQELVVKRDWEAIALRCQNLLKQLTGK
- a CDS encoding DUF2382 domain-containing protein, whose protein sequence is MPLYKLEDFDANYRQTFNGEDVKSMALYTEGGNHIGKVADALVDNEGKFRYLVIDTGMEYSGKQILLPIGLSRIDYNAQQVYVDGLSREQVAHLPEYSDRIVVDYDYEEQVRGIYRDQNTSSIQSSDRDTYSYQQEPSLYDLSNQNHQIFKLYEERLIANKNRVKTGEVAVSKHIETETATVSIPITKERVLVERATPSTIGQIVTPSEMDFQSGVIARIELYEEKPEFRKETFIREEVRITKIVDKDTVEAQETIRREELDINTEGNPNITLDS
- a CDS encoding DUF2382 domain-containing protein, translating into MTLYKLDEFYPNYQEELFDGEDIKGLDVYAGKSDDKIGSIENALVDEQGRLRYFVIDTGFWIFGKKVLLPVGKCHIDAKAKRINAIGISHKKQIEDLPEYHESKIIDRQHEEQVKKAYHPPLMKSLEEPSLTATYSSPPPVEARSHPNYDYQQEPSLYNLDSDNHQTLKLYEERLVTNKKRQQTGEVVLAKHVETETASVSLPLEKDRIIIERSTPKNINAASVRDANFQEGEIVRMKVYEETADVHKEAFVREEVTIKKAVDIDTVKTQETLRREELDIDTKGSLDIDTQNS